A genomic window from Flavobacterium phycosphaerae includes:
- a CDS encoding T9SS type A sorting domain-containing protein, which yields MKMKIRLNSSFAAICFFTIGSAVYSQEFSKLKASPTGVFRCATVENESILRSKYPDRETTAEFEKWMSEKISESKKETTQNVNTIITIPVVVHILSNGDAIGVNENLADVRAFAQIESLNQDFRRMLDTPGYNENEVGADVEIEFCMAQRKPDGSATNGIDRVTTTFSAFTAREDVETMKTTTQWDPTKYFNIWVVNFSGGLGNLLGYAQFPSTSGLSGLNSNGGAANTDGVVIKYTSFGSKLISNVGPYDDTYNGGRTTTHEIGHCLGLRHIWGDGDGDPQTQTADCSATDYCNDTPVAGYQHWGCQVGDDSCFDDAGQQDMVENYMDYSDDACMNTFTLDQKARIVAVMTNSIRRKELKTSNACQAPLSVTQQNFSNSVNIYPNPTSNVLNYIIKNDFVISTITINDISGKEVFRNNVGNNPTQIDVSNLSAGVYFITFNSDKNTATKKFIKE from the coding sequence ATGAAAATGAAAATCAGACTTAATTCTAGTTTTGCAGCCATTTGTTTTTTTACGATAGGAAGCGCTGTATATAGCCAGGAATTTTCAAAATTAAAAGCTTCACCAACAGGAGTCTTTCGTTGTGCTACTGTTGAGAATGAATCAATTCTTAGAAGTAAATACCCGGATAGAGAGACTACAGCAGAATTTGAAAAATGGATGTCCGAAAAAATTTCTGAATCTAAAAAGGAGACTACGCAAAACGTCAACACCATTATTACTATACCGGTAGTTGTTCATATTCTTAGCAATGGTGACGCCATTGGTGTTAATGAAAACTTAGCTGATGTAAGAGCCTTTGCCCAAATCGAATCTTTAAATCAGGATTTCAGAAGAATGTTAGATACGCCGGGTTACAATGAAAATGAAGTGGGAGCCGATGTGGAAATTGAATTTTGTATGGCACAAAGAAAACCTGATGGAAGTGCTACAAACGGAATTGATAGAGTAACTACCACTTTCTCGGCATTTACAGCCAGAGAAGATGTTGAAACTATGAAAACAACTACGCAATGGGATCCAACAAAGTATTTTAATATATGGGTAGTTAATTTTTCCGGAGGCTTGGGTAATTTATTAGGCTATGCTCAATTTCCTAGTACATCAGGCTTATCAGGGCTAAATTCAAATGGCGGTGCCGCCAATACTGATGGTGTTGTTATTAAATACACTTCTTTCGGTTCAAAACTCATTTCCAATGTAGGACCTTATGACGATACTTATAACGGTGGTAGAACAACCACTCACGAGATAGGCCACTGTCTTGGGTTAAGACATATTTGGGGTGATGGAGACGGTGATCCTCAAACACAGACAGCTGATTGTTCAGCAACCGACTATTGTAATGATACTCCGGTAGCCGGCTATCAGCACTGGGGTTGTCAGGTTGGTGACGATAGTTGTTTTGATGATGCAGGACAACAAGATATGGTTGAAAATTATATGGACTATAGTGATGATGCTTGTATGAATACATTTACCCTTGATCAAAAAGCGAGAATTGTAGCCGTAATGACAAACTCTATCAGAAGAAAAGAATTGAAAACCTCTAATGCCTGCCAAGCACCATTGAGTGTTACCCAACAAAACTTTTCTAATTCAGTAAATATTTATCCTAATCCAACCAGTAATGTATTGAATTATATTATTAAAAATGATTTTGTGATTTCTACCATTACCATCAATGATATTTCAGGAAAAGAAGTTTTTAGGAATAATGTTGGCAACAATCCAACACAAATCGATGTGTCTAACTTGTCTGCCGGAGTTTATTTTATAACATTTAATTCCGATAAGAATACCGCAACGAAGAAATTCATTAAAGAATAA
- a CDS encoding RagB/SusD family nutrient uptake outer membrane protein produces MKKILSILSLASILFTTSCDDNLLEPFTPGNLTEEQAIKTPDDLMRLMNTAYGVMGPGSEIGFSSVFTDEVGVGYNTGGQGKDSYLAFLLNPSSGAPEGIWSNHYAVLSYANRVIKFSNNIVAENADEQEVINSALAQALAIRAYCHIQLIAYFSTNPKDRNALGVMLSNDVYPSTALKPRETNGVLYDFIDADLVNAITLFNTLSTSPSNVYANKYFAIAMQARVNALRGDYANALTYADDVIANSGVNLASYAKYKNVFHTDDNLATEEVLFKLKQNNGEARTGGLWASVNTSVTGSPFYEVGRALFNSMNTTSFASASNWNITAISGSNITIPGNSLLVGDMFVFNTSYPLTAVLNSNGTSTSPSNAIVAGKVYYVKSSNSATGVITLTPDPTIATPATASFSAANSAPFPLTAKSNYGDIRYSVNIHPTSIINPNYQTVVDFLYTDKITTRKYPGRADSGNFVNDIKICRISEMYFIKAEALASAGDLAGAANAIKAVRDARCNPNRQQPAPIYADATAAFKDILKERRIEFAFEGYRFVDLKRLGALAGEGISRDARDCEFNGACTLPVSDYRFALPMPQSETNVNASVKANQNPGY; encoded by the coding sequence ATGAAAAAAATACTTTCAATATTGTCTTTGGCCAGTATCTTATTTACCACTTCATGTGATGATAATTTATTAGAGCCATTCACTCCGGGGAATCTGACAGAAGAGCAAGCTATCAAAACACCGGATGATTTAATGAGATTGATGAATACTGCTTATGGGGTTATGGGTCCAGGTTCAGAAATTGGGTTCAGTTCCGTTTTTACCGATGAAGTAGGGGTAGGTTACAATACAGGAGGTCAAGGAAAAGATAGTTACTTAGCGTTTCTATTGAATCCTTCATCAGGTGCACCAGAAGGAATTTGGTCAAATCACTATGCTGTTTTGTCTTATGCCAACAGAGTTATTAAGTTTTCTAATAATATAGTGGCTGAAAATGCTGATGAACAAGAAGTAATTAATAGTGCTTTGGCGCAAGCCTTAGCTATCAGAGCTTATTGTCATATCCAATTAATTGCCTATTTTTCTACCAATCCTAAAGATAGAAACGCTTTAGGTGTAATGTTGTCAAATGATGTTTATCCAAGTACAGCTTTAAAACCTAGAGAAACTAACGGTGTGCTTTATGATTTTATTGATGCTGATTTAGTTAATGCTATAACTTTGTTTAATACATTGAGCACTTCACCTAGTAATGTTTATGCTAATAAATATTTTGCCATTGCTATGCAGGCTAGAGTTAATGCCCTACGTGGGGATTATGCTAATGCCTTAACGTACGCTGATGATGTTATTGCTAACTCTGGTGTTAACTTAGCGTCATATGCAAAATATAAAAATGTTTTCCATACCGATGATAACCTTGCCACTGAAGAAGTGCTTTTTAAATTAAAGCAAAATAATGGTGAAGCAAGAACAGGTGGCTTATGGGCCAGTGTAAATACATCAGTAACCGGTTCTCCTTTTTATGAAGTAGGTAGAGCATTGTTTAATTCAATGAATACTACAAGTTTTGCTTCAGCAAGTAATTGGAATATTACTGCAATTTCTGGTTCTAATATTACCATTCCTGGTAACAGCTTATTGGTTGGCGATATGTTTGTATTTAATACTTCTTATCCGCTTACAGCTGTTTTGAATAGCAATGGAACATCAACAAGTCCATCGAATGCTATAGTAGCAGGTAAAGTGTACTATGTGAAATCATCTAACTCTGCCACCGGAGTTATTACATTAACACCGGATCCTACTATTGCTACTCCGGCTACTGCTTCATTCTCTGCAGCTAATTCTGCTCCTTTCCCATTAACGGCTAAGTCAAATTATGGTGATATTCGTTATTCTGTAAATATTCACCCAACGTCTATTATTAATCCTAATTATCAGACTGTTGTTGACTTTTTATACACAGATAAGATTACTACAAGAAAATATCCTGGTAGAGCTGATTCTGGTAACTTTGTTAATGATATCAAAATCTGTAGAATATCTGAAATGTACTTTATCAAAGCTGAAGCTTTGGCTAGTGCTGGTGACTTAGCGGGTGCTGCTAATGCAATAAAAGCGGTTCGTGATGCTCGTTGCAATCCTAACAGACAACAGCCGGCTCCTATCTATGCAGATGCTACTGCTGCTTTTAAAGATATTTTAAAAGAAAGAAGAATTGAATTCGCTTTTGAAGGATACCGTTTTGTTGATTTAAAACGATTAGGTGCTTTAGCAGGTGAAGGTATTTCAAGAGATGCCAGAGACTGTGAATTTAACGGAGCTTGTACACTACCGGTTTCTGACTATCGTTTTGCATTACCAATGCCTCAATCAGAAACTAATGTTAATGCTTCTGTAAAAGCTAATCAAAATCCTGGATATTAA
- a CDS encoding SusC/RagA family TonB-linked outer membrane protein produces MRSKFKWIFTLLLAFTMQFSFAQEKTVTGVVSDKSGPLPGANVVVKGTTRSAQADFDGKYSIKTKAGEVLVFSFTGYTNSNVTVGAASTYNVTLVEGSVKLEEVVVEGYRNTTKSTTVVAQSTVNAKTIENRPNASFIQTLQGQVAGLNIATGSGQPGSRSVVLLRGLATLTANSDPLYVIDGIPTNADNFRSINPNDIESATVLKDASATAIYGNRGTNGVIVIKTRRGGKDEGKTKFRYATSSGFTELQTAHYRKANTRQLLTLEKNYGQGLGATLTDAEIAAYNVDTDWSKYFFRTAASTEHSFSVETQGKQISSYTSVNYLNQDGILKGTGLKRFAFRNNIDGKSTDGKFNYSTNVAIGFSKSNDAGSLGTAAVNRNYVLGAYQGAPYLSPDDYVDSVTALDQYGAGGLLYTPIFLIDKQKTYVNNTDEMRLQGSIEASYEIFKNTTFTSRTSSEVVETRFNQSENPISFNALVFLNPGQEFGGFEDINYRRDFAFSQLWQMDWEKTFAEKHTFNVMLNSEYNFNQLNTNNFRQNGLDPATFVPGAGTGYLSDILAHDYYTADVSALKLKKNLISYFATVDYDFDKRFGVVVTARRDGSSRFSKERRWGNFWSIGTRWNLGNESFIKKYNLFDVLKLRASYGATGNERVDDGTIYASLNPSLFLDTYSTVPNVYNGTNGYAFQLGNVDARWETTKQLDLGLDFEMFKNRLRGTFDWYLRTTFDIFDRTPISPITGQQDIKGNSIIDVVNQGVELSLAYDVVRNQNLKITVKGTGAYNDNRVYDIDVNNGQRIDGNYITANGNQVYEYYVIPYAGVNPVNGNLLFTAADGSLTESPVEGDRRITHKSEQPVYQGSFGFDIDYKGFFVTSNFTFAQKVWRFDFDMDGLYDPTGISNFNVSSDLLDAWTPTNTNTNIPSLNATNKGEDARSDRFLRDASYVRLRYLQVGYRVPKKFLEKTFLSSASLYAQGENLKTWTRWQGFDAESPRAGDQNQYPTPKIISFGIDLRF; encoded by the coding sequence ATGAGATCGAAGTTCAAATGGATTTTTACGCTTTTATTAGCGTTTACAATGCAGTTTTCGTTTGCACAAGAGAAAACTGTTACTGGGGTTGTTTCAGATAAATCTGGACCACTTCCTGGCGCGAATGTTGTTGTTAAAGGAACAACTCGCAGTGCACAAGCAGATTTTGATGGAAAATACAGCATCAAAACTAAAGCCGGTGAGGTTTTAGTGTTTTCTTTTACTGGTTACACGAATTCAAACGTAACTGTGGGAGCTGCTTCTACTTATAATGTTACCCTTGTAGAAGGTAGCGTGAAATTGGAAGAAGTTGTTGTAGAGGGGTATAGAAATACTACTAAATCAACTACAGTGGTTGCCCAATCAACAGTTAATGCCAAAACAATTGAAAACAGACCTAATGCTTCCTTTATTCAAACATTGCAAGGTCAAGTTGCCGGTTTGAATATTGCAACAGGTTCTGGTCAACCAGGTTCAAGAAGTGTAGTATTGCTTAGAGGATTAGCGACTTTAACTGCTAACTCTGACCCATTGTATGTTATTGATGGGATACCAACCAATGCCGATAACTTCCGTAGTATTAACCCTAATGATATTGAATCGGCTACGGTATTGAAAGATGCGTCGGCTACAGCAATTTATGGTAACAGAGGTACTAACGGGGTAATTGTAATTAAAACCAGACGAGGTGGTAAAGATGAAGGAAAAACTAAATTCCGTTATGCTACCAGCAGTGGGTTTACTGAATTGCAGACTGCGCATTACAGAAAAGCAAATACCAGACAGTTACTTACCTTAGAGAAAAATTACGGACAAGGTTTAGGAGCTACATTGACGGATGCTGAAATTGCAGCCTACAATGTAGACACCGATTGGTCTAAATATTTCTTTAGAACAGCCGCTTCAACAGAACATAGTTTTAGTGTGGAAACTCAAGGAAAACAAATAAGTTCATATACTTCTGTGAATTATTTGAACCAAGATGGTATTTTGAAAGGAACCGGATTAAAACGATTTGCTTTTAGAAATAACATAGACGGAAAATCTACAGATGGTAAATTTAATTACAGTACTAACGTAGCTATAGGTTTTTCAAAGAGTAATGATGCCGGTAGTTTGGGAACTGCTGCAGTAAACAGAAACTATGTGCTTGGTGCTTATCAAGGGGCCCCATATTTAAGCCCTGATGATTATGTTGATTCAGTAACGGCTTTAGATCAATATGGTGCAGGTGGGTTATTATATACGCCAATTTTCCTTATTGACAAACAAAAAACGTATGTTAACAATACGGATGAAATGAGATTACAAGGTTCGATAGAAGCTAGTTATGAGATTTTTAAGAATACTACGTTCACTTCAAGAACTTCTTCTGAGGTTGTTGAAACTCGTTTCAATCAATCTGAGAATCCAATATCTTTCAATGCGTTGGTTTTCTTAAACCCAGGACAGGAGTTTGGTGGATTTGAAGATATCAATTACAGAAGAGATTTTGCTTTTTCACAATTGTGGCAAATGGATTGGGAAAAAACTTTTGCTGAAAAACATACTTTTAACGTTATGTTGAATTCAGAATACAACTTTAATCAGTTGAATACTAATAATTTCCGTCAAAATGGTTTGGATCCTGCTACGTTTGTTCCAGGGGCTGGAACTGGTTATTTAAGCGATATCTTGGCTCATGATTATTATACGGCCGATGTTAGTGCGTTAAAATTAAAAAAGAATTTGATTTCTTATTTTGCTACTGTAGATTATGATTTTGACAAGCGATTTGGAGTAGTTGTAACTGCAAGAAGAGATGGTTCAAGCCGATTCAGTAAAGAGAGAAGATGGGGTAATTTTTGGTCTATCGGAACAAGATGGAATTTAGGTAACGAATCATTTATCAAGAAATACAATTTATTCGATGTTTTAAAACTTAGAGCTTCTTACGGAGCGACCGGAAATGAAAGAGTAGATGATGGAACCATATATGCATCATTAAACCCTAGTTTATTCCTAGATACCTACAGTACTGTGCCAAATGTTTACAATGGTACTAATGGGTATGCCTTTCAGTTAGGAAATGTAGATGCCCGTTGGGAAACTACAAAACAATTGGATTTAGGATTGGATTTTGAAATGTTCAAGAACCGATTAAGAGGTACTTTTGACTGGTACCTTAGAACAACATTTGATATTTTTGATAGAACACCAATTTCACCAATTACAGGTCAACAAGATATTAAAGGAAATTCTATTATTGATGTTGTGAATCAAGGGGTGGAATTGTCTTTGGCTTATGATGTCGTAAGAAATCAAAACTTAAAAATTACGGTTAAAGGTACAGGAGCATACAACGACAACCGAGTTTATGATATCGATGTTAACAACGGTCAAAGAATAGATGGTAATTATATTACTGCCAACGGGAATCAAGTTTATGAATACTATGTTATTCCTTACGCTGGTGTAAACCCTGTAAATGGTAATTTGTTATTTACTGCTGCTGATGGTTCGTTGACAGAATCACCAGTTGAAGGCGACAGAAGAATAACGCACAAATCAGAGCAGCCGGTTTACCAAGGTAGTTTTGGATTTGATATTGATTACAAAGGATTTTTTGTAACCTCTAATTTTACTTTTGCTCAAAAAGTATGGCGTTTTGATTTTGATATGGATGGACTATACGATCCAACCGGTATCAGTAACTTCAATGTGTCAAGTGATTTGTTAGATGCATGGACTCCAACGAATACTAACACAAACATACCTAGTTTAAACGCTACAAACAAAGGAGAAGATGCCAGATCAGATCGTTTCTTAAGAGACGCTTCTTATGTTAGATTACGCTACTTGCAAGTGGGATACAGAGTGCCTAAAAAGTTTTTAGAAAAAACCTTCTTAAGCAGTGCCTCTCTTTATGCGCAAGGTGAGAATTTAAAAACATGGACAAGATGGCAAGGTTTTGATGCAGAAAGCCCACGTGCAGGTGACCAAAACCAATATCCTACGCCTAAGATTATTTCTTTTGGTATAGATTTAAGATTCTAA
- a CDS encoding putative porin, which produces MRNLIIVFLLLSFSLGFSQNKTVEKPNGKQPPKVTPKKGQKAAFDQYRIITLQRDTTYVDTSLSIKKEYEYNYLRKDIFGLLPFANEGQTYTTLDYGLKNFAAFPEIGFSGKQYNYMGVKDIKYYSVATPLTELYFKTVMEQGQSLDALIALNTSERFNFSIAFKGLRSLGKYINQLSSTGNFRFTSSYNTLNKRYYLNFHFTGQDFLNGENGGITTIEDFESENPAYDNRARLQVYLTDASTFMKGKRVFFDHNFRINGTKGNNNLYLTHQFNYENKFFEYNQKTVLSTVGNDKVKRFGESYVSANINDQTHYNRMYNKVGAIYENALLGKFQFFAEDFRYNYYYNKTLILVSGIVPSSLNDNINTIGGQYDYRKNKWNGTFVYSNSVSNQSLSNFDAKLKYKLNDKNEFVFQYQMLNKIPDHIYNLYQSSYVDYNWYHNFKNEKINNLEATAKTQWLDASLQITSLNDHLYFSNEANDPQQQIISPKQYDKAINYLSVKVGREFKWWKLALDNTVLYQQVDQNDDVLNVPKIVTRNSLYFTNYFFKKALYLQTGFTLNYFTKFYINDYNPVTAESFVQNERKIGDFPMVDFFVNARIRQTRIFLKAEHFNSKMTGNNFYTAPNYPYRDFMIRFGLVWNFFQ; this is translated from the coding sequence ATGCGAAACCTGATTATTGTTTTCTTACTCTTGTCTTTTTCATTAGGTTTTTCTCAAAACAAAACAGTTGAGAAACCCAATGGGAAACAACCTCCCAAAGTAACACCAAAGAAAGGACAAAAAGCCGCTTTTGATCAATACCGTATCATAACACTTCAGCGTGATACCACATATGTTGACACTTCACTGTCTATAAAAAAAGAATACGAATACAACTACCTGCGTAAGGATATATTTGGTCTTCTTCCTTTTGCCAACGAAGGACAAACTTACACCACGCTGGATTACGGTTTAAAAAACTTCGCCGCTTTTCCCGAAATTGGTTTCTCCGGAAAGCAATACAATTACATGGGCGTTAAGGATATTAAGTACTATTCGGTAGCCACACCGCTAACAGAGCTTTATTTTAAGACCGTTATGGAGCAAGGGCAGTCTTTGGATGCTTTAATTGCATTAAACACTTCTGAGCGCTTTAATTTCTCTATTGCTTTCAAAGGATTGCGCTCTTTGGGGAAATATATCAACCAATTGTCCAGTACAGGAAACTTCCGTTTTACTTCAAGTTACAATACTTTAAATAAAAGATACTATCTCAACTTCCATTTCACCGGACAAGATTTCCTAAACGGCGAAAACGGCGGAATCACCACCATCGAAGATTTTGAAAGTGAAAATCCTGCCTATGACAACCGGGCTCGATTACAGGTTTACCTAACCGATGCCAGCACGTTCATGAAAGGTAAACGGGTTTTCTTTGACCACAATTTCAGAATCAATGGCACAAAAGGCAACAATAATCTCTACCTGACGCACCAATTCAATTACGAAAACAAATTTTTCGAATACAACCAAAAAACAGTATTGTCAACAGTGGGCAACGATAAGGTAAAGCGATTCGGCGAATCGTATGTAAGCGCCAATATCAATGACCAAACGCACTATAACCGAATGTACAACAAAGTCGGCGCTATCTATGAGAACGCACTGTTGGGTAAGTTTCAGTTTTTTGCCGAAGACTTCCGCTATAATTATTACTACAACAAAACGCTGATTTTAGTTAGTGGCATAGTGCCCAGTTCGCTCAACGATAACATCAACACCATTGGCGGGCAATACGATTACCGCAAAAACAAATGGAACGGGACTTTCGTATATTCCAATTCGGTTTCCAACCAATCGCTGTCTAATTTTGATGCTAAACTGAAATATAAGTTGAATGACAAAAACGAATTTGTCTTTCAGTACCAAATGCTGAACAAAATTCCGGACCATATTTACAACTTGTACCAAAGCAGTTATGTAGATTACAATTGGTACCACAACTTCAAAAACGAAAAAATCAATAACCTCGAAGCCACCGCTAAAACCCAATGGCTGGACGCTTCCCTGCAAATCACGTCGCTCAACGATCATCTCTATTTCAGCAATGAAGCCAACGATCCGCAGCAACAAATCATTTCGCCCAAACAATACGACAAAGCCATCAACTATTTGTCGGTAAAAGTCGGACGCGAATTCAAATGGTGGAAATTGGCTCTTGACAACACCGTGCTTTATCAACAAGTTGATCAAAACGATGACGTTCTAAACGTGCCTAAAATTGTCACCCGAAACTCGTTGTATTTTACCAACTACTTTTTCAAAAAAGCATTGTACTTGCAAACCGGTTTTACCCTCAACTATTTCACCAAGTTCTACATCAATGATTACAATCCGGTAACAGCTGAGTCTTTTGTGCAAAACGAAAGAAAGATTGGCGATTTCCCTATGGTCGATTTCTTTGTCAACGCTCGCATCCGCCAAACGAGAATCTTTCTGAAAGCCGAGCACTTTAATTCCAAAATGACCGGGAACAATTTCTACACGGCTCCTAATTACCCGTACCGCGATTTCATGATTCGCTTCGGGCTGGTGTGGAATTTCTTCCAATAG